One region of Channa argus isolate prfri chromosome 20, Channa argus male v1.0, whole genome shotgun sequence genomic DNA includes:
- the mrtfab gene encoding myocardin related transcription factor Ab isoform X2: protein MLQPQTTEEPSPGSMEVTGTPVSASSPQSEAVTNELQELSLQPAPNLLPLQERKNVLQLKLQQRRTREELVSQGIMPPLKSPAAFHEQRRSLERARTEDYLKRKIRSRPERAELVRMHILEETSAEPSLQAKQLQLKRARLADDLNDKISHRPGPIELIHKNILSVSCLLQHSLLDSPKGAGGESSSLDEDSSDALSPDQLTNHDSPLSAVPQLSPSDALTQNGDISPTQFLTQPPPPPVPLPPPPVNGPESSQLQKLTNGMTSETSRHSTGQIKSHTKTSSDRPLHRPKKPKDNKPKVKKLKYHQYIPPDQKADKERPPQMDSSYAKLLQQQQLFLQLQILSQQQQHYNYHTILPAPPKPLTEQPPTTNCGPSPSRSIPTTTTTAPSNQSGTTRQSQTAAGGVKPSTLPANLDEFKVAELKQELKLRGLTVSGTKNDLIERLRNYQEHNGSTSPVLKNGMQMQQNPQGTNSSANKITSSPVSTTNPEHQSGESVFKIALSSLAQVVPGRVMRFGSTSSTPPVSPTPSERSFTSPDETSCNGDLFGEMVSSPLTQLTLHPSPQHPSNISPVSRPLSKVKEEIQSSCCFSKSSSLTGQHPEHLSVAMDTSAMDKDQMLQEKDKKIEELTRMLKQKQRLVETLRSQLEQGKMTGGVVVEKEVSEKNKTSPAVKLQTLKASAIQPPTLPSGLVVKVKKEVELEEGDEGVTEEAQVKKQAQPMQCSQETLLRLQQIHRLQIQQAEQHKQQLQQPRQQQSQVQQQKLAETKLHPQKQQQLKKEAQILLHQQQNLQQLIIQQTQQKQLLAQQKLAQQTLAQQKLSQLKLVQQNQLKQAQGQPNQQKNQAHLKQVQVQIQNQTMMSQKPAGNPAQQRKQLKAQHRQQQKQQTAAVATQQVTPVLINQQNSTQIHAQAISLDLLKANGTPTLVTDSNGNHYLIALTGHTTDGQNGLSSLAKTSGRITLQRLQSSPSKLPSSANQSKEQTEATPVSQPTKKGDKLALHLDTSGVPEPSMSVTAPPNLQPLFDDMSDSESQSNLISSLKENGMNSQQMDDLFDILLKSGEIPGFKANPDPSLAPLHSDPPSPSSPPSPLHLSPPSPTEPLISPQPTVGEPCSGSGRLEDFLESTTGAPLLGMEPDGGLTLIDDLHSQMLSTPSILDHPPSPMDTTDLGFSPHSTGLDFGDPTLDGMDWLDVSMVESTSGGSGGGGEGRGGGADEGDGGTSLAPLAPHTPPSVFSADFLDSTDLQLHWESCL, encoded by the exons TCCTCCAGCTCAAACTTCAGCAAAGACGCACACGAGAGGAACTGGTCAGCCAAGGCATCATGCCAC CACTGAAGAGCCCTGCAGCCTTTCACGAACAGCGGAGGAGTCTGGAGCGAGCAAGG ACCGAGGACTATCTCAAGAGGAAGATCCGGAGTCGTCCTGAACGAGCCGAACTCGTCAGGATGCACATTCTGGAGG AAACGTCGGCAGAGCCATCTCTACAGGCTAAGCAGCTGCAGTTAAAGCGAGCACGATTGGCTGATGACCTCAACGACAAGATCTCCCATAGACCAGGTCCCATTGAACTGATTCACAAGAACATCCTGTCAGTCAGCTGCCTTCTGCAGCATTCACTGCTGG ATTCTCCAAAGGGCGCAGGGGGAGAGAGCTCATCCTTAGATGAAGACAGCAGTGATGCTCTGTCTCCAGACCAGCTGACCAATCATGACTCTCCCCTGAGTGCTGTCCCTCAGCTGTCCCCCAGTGATGCGCTCACCCAGAATGGGGACATTTCTCCCACACAG ttcCTTACAcagccccctccccccccagTTCCACTACCCCCTCCTCCGGTAAATGGGCCAGAATCTTCTCAACTCCAAAAACTAACAAATGGAATGACTTCAGAAACTTCTCGCCACTCTACTGGACAGATCAAG TCTCATACTAAGACGAGTTCAGACCGTCCCCTGCACAGACCTAAGAAACCAAAGGACAACAAACCTAAG GTGAAGAAGCTGAAGTACCACCAGTACATCCCTCCAGACCAAAAGGCAGACAAGGAGCGTCCGCCTCAGATGGACTCGTCGTACGCAAagctcctccagcagcagcagctcttctTGCAGCTGCAGATCCTCAGCCAGCAACAGCAGCACTACAACTATCACACCATCCTGCCTGCCCCCCCCAA GCCTCTCACTGAGCAGCCCCCCACGACCAACTGTGGCCCCTCTCCCTCCCGCAGCATTCCCACGACAACCACGACAGCCCCCTCCAATCAGAGTGGAACAACCCGTCAGAGCCAAACTGCAGCGGGAGGAGTAAAACCAAGCACTCTGCCAGCCAACCTCGATGAGTTCAAA GTCGCTGAGTTGAAACAGGAACTGAAATTGCGTGGTTTGACCGTTTCAGGCACCAAAAACGATCTTATTGAGAGGCTCCGCAACTATCAGGAGCATAATGGCAGCACCAGTCCAGTTTTGAAAAATGGCATGCAGATGCAGCAAAACCCTCAGGGCACAAACTCATCTGCTAACAAGATCACATCCTCTCCGGTCTCAACCACAAATCCTGAGCACCAGTCAGGAGAGAGTGTGTTTAAGATAGCTTTGTCCTCATTGGCTCAAGTGGTTCCTGGGAGAGTCATGCGTTTTGGCAGCACTAGTTCCACCCCACCAGTGTCGCCTACTCCCTCTGAGAGGTCATTCACCAGTCCAGATGAGACAAGCTGTAATGGAGACTTGTTTGGAGAGATG GTGAGCTCTCCTCTTACCCAGCTCACACTGCACCCTTCTCCTCAGCATCCATCAAACATCTCTCCAGTCTCACGGCCTCTCTCCAAGGTCAAAGAGGAGATCCAGAGCTCATGTTGCTTTTCCAAGTCTTCATCCTTAACTGGCCAGCACCCGGAGCACTTGTCAGTAGCCATGGACACATCTGCTATGGACAAGGACCAGATGCTCCAAGAGAAGGACAAAAAGATTGAGGAGTTGACTAGAATGCTAAAGCAAAAACAGAGGCTGGTGGAGACACTCAGGTCCCAGCTGGAGCAGGGCAAGATGACAGGTGGAGTAGTGGTGGAGAAGGAAGTTAGTGAGAAGAACAAAACTTCTCCAGCGGTTAAACTTCAAACTCTAAAAGCTTCGGCTATTCAGCCCCCAACACTCCCCAGTGGCCTCGTGGTGAAGGTGAAGAAGGAGGTGGAGCTTGAGGAAGGGGATGAGGGTGTAACAGAAGAGGCCCAGGTAAAGAAACAAGCTCAGCCCATGCAGTGCTCTCAGGAGACCCTGCTCAGGCTGCAGCAGATTCATCGGCTGCAGATTCAACAAGCCGAACAGCACAAACAGCAGTTACAGCAGCCCAGACAGCAGCAAAGTCAAGTGCAACAACAGAAGTTGGCAGAGACTAAGTTACACCctcaaaaacagcaacagctgaAGAAAGAAGCTCAGATCCTTCTTCATCAGCAGCAGAATCTCCAGCAGCTCATTATACAACAAACCCAACAGAAACAGCTCCTGGCCCAGCAAAAGTTAGCACAGCAGACACTGGCCCAACAGAAACTTTCACAACTGAAGCTGGTGCAGCAGAACCAGCTCAAACAAGCCCAAGGCCAACCAAACCAGCAGAAGAACCAGGCCCACCTGAAGCAGGTTCAGGTGCAGATACAGAACCAGACAATGATGAGCCAGAAGCCTGCAGGGAACCCAGCACAACAGAGGAAGCAGCTGAAGGCTcagcacagacagcagcagaaacagcagacGGCAGCTGTCGCCACACAACAG GTGACTCCAGTCTTAATTAACCAACAGAACAGCACTCAAATCCACGCTCAGGCCATTTCATTAGACCTCCTAAAGGCCAACGGCACACCGACACTGGTCACTGATAGCAATGGTAACCACTACTTGATTGCTCTGACTGGTCACACCACAGACGGACAAAACGGACTGTCGTCATTGGCCAAAACCAGTGGACGCATCACATTGCAG agaTTGCAGTCGAGCCCAAGTAAACTTCCCAGTTCTGCTAACCAGTCGAAAGAGCAAACAGAGGCCACACCTGTTAGCCAGCCAACGAAAAAG GGGGACAAACTGGCGCTGCATCTAGACACCAGTGGTGTTCCAGAGCCCAGTATGTCAGTCACCGCTCCACCCAACCTGCAGCCTTTGTTTGATGACATGTCGGATAGCGAAAGCCAAAGCAACTTAATCTCATCTCTCAAG GAGAATGGCATGAATAGTCAGCAGATGGATGACCTGTTTGACATCCTGCTGAAGAGTGGAG AAATTCCCGGTTTCAAGGCCAATCCGGACCCATCTCTCGCCCCTCTCCATTCTGACCCACCCTCTCCATCTTCTCCCCCATCTCCCCTTCACCTCTCCCCTCCTTCCCCTACAGAGCCCCTCATCTCCCCTCAGCCCACTGTAGGAGAGCCCTGCTCAGGCAGCGGGCGCctggaggacttcctggagAGCACCACAGGTGCCCCTCTGCTGGGCATGGAGCCGGATGGTGGTCTGACACTGATCGAtgacctccacagccaaatgcTTAGCACGCCCAGCATCCTAGACCACCCTCCCTCCCCTATGGACACAACCGACCTGGGCTTCTCTCCTCATTCTACAGGGCTGGACTTTGGTGACCCCACCTTGGATGGTATGGACTGGCTGGATGTCTCCATGGTAGAGAGCACTAGTGGAGGGAGTGGGGGTGGtggagaggggagaggagggggagcTGACGAAGGAGACGGGGGAACAAGTCTGGCCCCACTGGCACCACACACTCCCCCGAGCGTCTTTTCGGCTGATTTTCTGGACAGCACAGACTTGCAGCTGCACTGGGAGTCTTGTCTGtag
- the mrtfab gene encoding myocardin related transcription factor Ab isoform X4, translating to MLQPQTTEEPSPGSMEVTGTPVSASSPQSEAVTNELQELSLQPAPNLLPLQERKNVLQLKLQQRRTREELVSQGIMPPLKSPAAFHEQRRSLERARTEDYLKRKIRSRPERAELVRMHILEETSAEPSLQAKQLQLKRARLADDLNDKISHRPGPIELIHKNILSVSCLLQHSLLDSPKGAGGESSSLDEDSSDALSPDQLTNHDSPLSAVPQLSPSDALTQNGDISPTQFLTQPPPPPVPLPPPPVNGPESSQLQKLTNGMTSETSRHSTGQIKSHTKTSSDRPLHRPKKPKDNKPKVKKLKYHQYIPPDQKADKERPPQMDSSYAKLLQQQQLFLQLQILSQQQQHYNYHTILPAPPKPLTEQPPTTNCGPSPSRSIPTTTTTAPSNQSGTTRQSQTAAGGVKPSTLPANLDEFKVAELKQELKLRGLTVSGTKNDLIERLRNYQEHNGSTSPVLKNGMQMQQNPQGTNSSANKITSSPVSTTNPEHQSGESVFKIALSSLAQVVPGRVMRFGSTSSTPPVSPTPSERSFTSPDETSCNGDLFGEMVSSPLTQLTLHPSPQHPSNISPVSRPLSKVKEEIQSSCCFSKSSSLTGQHPEHLSVAMDTSAMDKDQMLQEKDKKIEELTRMLKQKQRLVETLRSQLEQGKMTGGVVVEKEVSEKNKTSPAVKLQTLKASAIQPPTLPSGLVVKVKKEVELEEGDEGVTEEAQVKKQAQPMQCSQETLLRLQQIHRLQIQQAEQHKQQLQQPRQQQSQVQQQKLAETKLHPQKQQQLKKEAQILLHQQQNLQQLIIQQTQQKQLLAQQKLAQQTLAQQKLSQLKLVQQNQLKQAQGQPNQQKNQAHLKQVQVQIQNQTMMSQKPAGNPAQQRKQLKAQHRQQQKQQTAAVATQQVTPVLINQQNSTQIHAQAISLDLLKANGTPTLVTDSNGNHYLIALTGHTTDGQNGLSSLAKTSGRITLQRLQSSPSKLPSSANQSKEQTEATPVSQPTKKGDKLALHLDTSGVPEPSMSVTAPPNLQPLFDDMSDSESQSNLISSLKENGMNSQQMDDLFDILLKSGEPLISPQPTVGEPCSGSGRLEDFLESTTGAPLLGMEPDGGLTLIDDLHSQMLSTPSILDHPPSPMDTTDLGFSPHSTGLDFGDPTLDGMDWLDVSMVESTSGGSGGGGEGRGGGADEGDGGTSLAPLAPHTPPSVFSADFLDSTDLQLHWESCL from the exons TCCTCCAGCTCAAACTTCAGCAAAGACGCACACGAGAGGAACTGGTCAGCCAAGGCATCATGCCAC CACTGAAGAGCCCTGCAGCCTTTCACGAACAGCGGAGGAGTCTGGAGCGAGCAAGG ACCGAGGACTATCTCAAGAGGAAGATCCGGAGTCGTCCTGAACGAGCCGAACTCGTCAGGATGCACATTCTGGAGG AAACGTCGGCAGAGCCATCTCTACAGGCTAAGCAGCTGCAGTTAAAGCGAGCACGATTGGCTGATGACCTCAACGACAAGATCTCCCATAGACCAGGTCCCATTGAACTGATTCACAAGAACATCCTGTCAGTCAGCTGCCTTCTGCAGCATTCACTGCTGG ATTCTCCAAAGGGCGCAGGGGGAGAGAGCTCATCCTTAGATGAAGACAGCAGTGATGCTCTGTCTCCAGACCAGCTGACCAATCATGACTCTCCCCTGAGTGCTGTCCCTCAGCTGTCCCCCAGTGATGCGCTCACCCAGAATGGGGACATTTCTCCCACACAG ttcCTTACAcagccccctccccccccagTTCCACTACCCCCTCCTCCGGTAAATGGGCCAGAATCTTCTCAACTCCAAAAACTAACAAATGGAATGACTTCAGAAACTTCTCGCCACTCTACTGGACAGATCAAG TCTCATACTAAGACGAGTTCAGACCGTCCCCTGCACAGACCTAAGAAACCAAAGGACAACAAACCTAAG GTGAAGAAGCTGAAGTACCACCAGTACATCCCTCCAGACCAAAAGGCAGACAAGGAGCGTCCGCCTCAGATGGACTCGTCGTACGCAAagctcctccagcagcagcagctcttctTGCAGCTGCAGATCCTCAGCCAGCAACAGCAGCACTACAACTATCACACCATCCTGCCTGCCCCCCCCAA GCCTCTCACTGAGCAGCCCCCCACGACCAACTGTGGCCCCTCTCCCTCCCGCAGCATTCCCACGACAACCACGACAGCCCCCTCCAATCAGAGTGGAACAACCCGTCAGAGCCAAACTGCAGCGGGAGGAGTAAAACCAAGCACTCTGCCAGCCAACCTCGATGAGTTCAAA GTCGCTGAGTTGAAACAGGAACTGAAATTGCGTGGTTTGACCGTTTCAGGCACCAAAAACGATCTTATTGAGAGGCTCCGCAACTATCAGGAGCATAATGGCAGCACCAGTCCAGTTTTGAAAAATGGCATGCAGATGCAGCAAAACCCTCAGGGCACAAACTCATCTGCTAACAAGATCACATCCTCTCCGGTCTCAACCACAAATCCTGAGCACCAGTCAGGAGAGAGTGTGTTTAAGATAGCTTTGTCCTCATTGGCTCAAGTGGTTCCTGGGAGAGTCATGCGTTTTGGCAGCACTAGTTCCACCCCACCAGTGTCGCCTACTCCCTCTGAGAGGTCATTCACCAGTCCAGATGAGACAAGCTGTAATGGAGACTTGTTTGGAGAGATG GTGAGCTCTCCTCTTACCCAGCTCACACTGCACCCTTCTCCTCAGCATCCATCAAACATCTCTCCAGTCTCACGGCCTCTCTCCAAGGTCAAAGAGGAGATCCAGAGCTCATGTTGCTTTTCCAAGTCTTCATCCTTAACTGGCCAGCACCCGGAGCACTTGTCAGTAGCCATGGACACATCTGCTATGGACAAGGACCAGATGCTCCAAGAGAAGGACAAAAAGATTGAGGAGTTGACTAGAATGCTAAAGCAAAAACAGAGGCTGGTGGAGACACTCAGGTCCCAGCTGGAGCAGGGCAAGATGACAGGTGGAGTAGTGGTGGAGAAGGAAGTTAGTGAGAAGAACAAAACTTCTCCAGCGGTTAAACTTCAAACTCTAAAAGCTTCGGCTATTCAGCCCCCAACACTCCCCAGTGGCCTCGTGGTGAAGGTGAAGAAGGAGGTGGAGCTTGAGGAAGGGGATGAGGGTGTAACAGAAGAGGCCCAGGTAAAGAAACAAGCTCAGCCCATGCAGTGCTCTCAGGAGACCCTGCTCAGGCTGCAGCAGATTCATCGGCTGCAGATTCAACAAGCCGAACAGCACAAACAGCAGTTACAGCAGCCCAGACAGCAGCAAAGTCAAGTGCAACAACAGAAGTTGGCAGAGACTAAGTTACACCctcaaaaacagcaacagctgaAGAAAGAAGCTCAGATCCTTCTTCATCAGCAGCAGAATCTCCAGCAGCTCATTATACAACAAACCCAACAGAAACAGCTCCTGGCCCAGCAAAAGTTAGCACAGCAGACACTGGCCCAACAGAAACTTTCACAACTGAAGCTGGTGCAGCAGAACCAGCTCAAACAAGCCCAAGGCCAACCAAACCAGCAGAAGAACCAGGCCCACCTGAAGCAGGTTCAGGTGCAGATACAGAACCAGACAATGATGAGCCAGAAGCCTGCAGGGAACCCAGCACAACAGAGGAAGCAGCTGAAGGCTcagcacagacagcagcagaaacagcagacGGCAGCTGTCGCCACACAACAG GTGACTCCAGTCTTAATTAACCAACAGAACAGCACTCAAATCCACGCTCAGGCCATTTCATTAGACCTCCTAAAGGCCAACGGCACACCGACACTGGTCACTGATAGCAATGGTAACCACTACTTGATTGCTCTGACTGGTCACACCACAGACGGACAAAACGGACTGTCGTCATTGGCCAAAACCAGTGGACGCATCACATTGCAG agaTTGCAGTCGAGCCCAAGTAAACTTCCCAGTTCTGCTAACCAGTCGAAAGAGCAAACAGAGGCCACACCTGTTAGCCAGCCAACGAAAAAG GGGGACAAACTGGCGCTGCATCTAGACACCAGTGGTGTTCCAGAGCCCAGTATGTCAGTCACCGCTCCACCCAACCTGCAGCCTTTGTTTGATGACATGTCGGATAGCGAAAGCCAAAGCAACTTAATCTCATCTCTCAAG GAGAATGGCATGAATAGTCAGCAGATGGATGACCTGTTTGACATCCTGCTGAAGAGTGGAG AGCCCCTCATCTCCCCTCAGCCCACTGTAGGAGAGCCCTGCTCAGGCAGCGGGCGCctggaggacttcctggagAGCACCACAGGTGCCCCTCTGCTGGGCATGGAGCCGGATGGTGGTCTGACACTGATCGAtgacctccacagccaaatgcTTAGCACGCCCAGCATCCTAGACCACCCTCCCTCCCCTATGGACACAACCGACCTGGGCTTCTCTCCTCATTCTACAGGGCTGGACTTTGGTGACCCCACCTTGGATGGTATGGACTGGCTGGATGTCTCCATGGTAGAGAGCACTAGTGGAGGGAGTGGGGGTGGtggagaggggagaggagggggagcTGACGAAGGAGACGGGGGAACAAGTCTGGCCCCACTGGCACCACACACTCCCCCGAGCGTCTTTTCGGCTGATTTTCTGGACAGCACAGACTTGCAGCTGCACTGGGAGTCTTGTCTGtag